The Streptomyces venezuelae genomic interval GCCTGACCTTCGCCGCCGAGGCCGTACCCGACCTCCTCGCGCCCTTCATCGAGCCCGTACCGACGCCGGAGGCCCGGTCCACCGAGGGGTGAACCGGGCCTCCGGGGCGTGCGGTCGAACAAGCGGGCGGAATCAGGCGGAAGCCGGCGGGTACAGGCTCCGCGGGAGTTCCGAGGCGGCCGCGGCGTCGAGCAGCCACAGCGTGCGCGAGCGGCCGTAGGCGCCCGCCGCGGGGGCCTGCACCTCGCCCGCGCCCGACAGCGCGATGGCCGCGGCCTTCGCCTTGTCCTCGCCGGCCGCGAGCAGCCAGACCTCCTTGGCCGCCCTGATCGCGGGCAGCGTCAGGGAGACCCGGAGCGGCGGCGGCTTGGGAGCGCCGTGCACCCCGACCACCGTCCGCTCGGTCTCGCGGACCGCCGGCAGCTCGGGGAAGAGCGAGGCCACGTGCGTGTCCGGGCCGACGCCCAGCATCAGCACGTCGAAGGTCGGCACCCCGCCGCCCGCGGTGGCAGCCGCTGATCGAAACGGACCGGGACCCGCGGCGGCGGCCAGCTCCTCCGCGTACGCGGCGGCGGCCGCGTCGACATCGGAGCCGTACGGACCGTCCGAGGCCGGCATGGCGTGCACCCGCGCCGGGTCGAGCGGGACCCGGTCGAGCAGCGCCTCGCGGGCCTGGGTGACATTCCGCTCGGGATCGCCCTCGGGCAGGAAGCGCTCGTCGCCCCACCACAGGTCGAGCCGCGACCAGTCGATCGCGTCCCGCGCGGGCGCCGTACCGAGCGCCGCCAGCAGACCGTTGCCGTTGCGTCCGCCGGTCAGCACCACCGAGGCGGAGCCGCGGGCGGCCTGGGCGTCGACGATCTTCGTGATCAGCCGGGCCGCGGCGGCCTGCGCCATCAGCTCCTTGTCACGGTGGACGACCAGCTGGGGGGTGCTCACTTGGCCGCCGCCTTCCTGGCCGGGGCCTTCTTGGAGGCAGGCTTCGCCGGAGCCGGGGCCGACTCCACGACGGCCTCGGCCGTGGACTCGGGACCGGACTCGGGAGCGGGCTCCGGAGCGACGGTCGCCGCCTCCTCGTCGAGCCGTTCGAGACCGAACTTGAGCGCCGTCGCGTAGGTGTCGTCCGGGTCGAGCCGGCGCAGCTCCTCGGCGATCAGCTCGGCCGTCTCGCGGCGCTTGAGCGCCACGCCCCGGTCGGGCTGACCCTGGATGGAGAGCGTCGCGAGCGAGCCGTCCGGCCGGTCCAGCACGATCGGCCCGGAGCTGGTCTCCATCCGTACGGAGGTGAGACCGGGCCCCGTCGACTTCGAGCGCCGCACCGGCACCTTCAGCCGGTCGGCCAGCCACATCGCGAGCAGTTCGACGCTCGGGTTGAACTCCTCGCCCTCGACCTCGGCCGAGGTGACCTCGCACACGACCTGGTCGAGCGCGGCGGCGAGCATCGAGCGCCACGGCGTGATCCGGGTCCACGAGAGGTCCGTGTCGCCCGGGGTGTACGTCTCCGCCCGCGCCGTCAGCTCCTGGATGGGCTGCTCGGCGGCGTACGTGTCGGTCACCCGGCGCTGGGCGAGCGCGCCCAGCGGGTCGTTCGCCGGGTCGGTCGGCGCGTTCACCGGCCACCAGACGACGACGGGCGCGTCCGGGAGGAGCAGCGGCAGCACCACCGACTGGGCGTGGTCGACGACCTCGCCGTACAGCCGGAGGACAACCGTTTCGCCGGTGCTGGCGTCGGCGCCGAGGCGGACCTCGGCGTCGAGCCGCGCCTTGGCACGGTCCCGCGGGGAGCGCGAGACCCGCTTGATGACGACGAGGGTCCGCGAGGGGTGCTCGCGGGACGCCTCGTTGGCCGCCTTCAGCGCGTCGTAGGCGTTCTCCTCGTCGGTGACGATGACGAGGGTGAGCACCATGCCGACGGCCGGCGTGCCGATCGCCCGCCGCCCGAGCACCAGCGCCTTGTTGATCTTGGAGGACGTGGTGTCCGTCAGGTCGGTCTTCATGGCCTGCGCCAGCTCCGTCCGTCTCGTGCGAGCATCTCGTCCGCCTCGACCGGACCCCACGTCCCGGACTGGTACTGCGCGGGCTTGCCGTGCTTGTCCCAGAACTGCTCGATCGGGTCGAGGATCTTCCAGGACAGCTCGACCTCCTCGACGCGCGGGAAGAGGTTCGAGTCGCCGAGCAGGACGTCGAGGATGAGCCGCTCGTACGCCTCGGGGCTGGACTCCGTGAAGGACTCGCCGTACGCGAAGTCCATCGACACGTCCCGGATCTCCATCTGGGTGCCGGGCACCTTGGAGCCGAACCGCATCGTCACGCCCTCGTCCGGCTGGACCCGGATCACGATGGCGTTCCGCCCGAGCTCCTCGGTCGCGGTGTGGTCGAAGGGGGAGTGCGGGGCGCGCTGGAAGACGACCGCGATCTCGGTGACGCGGCGGCCGAGGCGCTTGCCCGTACGGAGGTAGAAGGGGACGCCCGCCCAGCGGCGGTTGTCGATCTCCAGCTTCACGGCCGCGTAGGTGTCGGTCTTCGACTGGGGGTCGATGCCGTCTTCCTGGAGGTAGCCGACGGCCTTCTCGCCGCCCTGCCACCCGGCCGCGTACTGGCCGCGGACCGTGGACTCGCCCAGGTCCTTGGGGATCTTCACCGCGCCGAGGACCTTGGTCTTCTCGGCGGCGAGCGCGTCGGCGTCGAAGGAGGCGGGCTCCTCCATCGCGGTCAGCGCGAGCAGCTGGAGCAGGTGGTTCTGGATGACGTCACGGGCGGCGCCGATGCCGTCGTAGTACCCGGCCCGGCCGCCGATGCCGATGTCCTCGGCCATGGTGATCTGCACGTGGTCGACGTACGACCGGTTCCAGATCGGCTCGAAGAGGGTGTTGGCGAAGCGGAGCGCCAGGATGTTCTGGACGGTCTCCTTGCCGAGGTAGTGGTCGATACGGAAGACCGCATCGGGCGGGAAGACCTCGTGGACGACCTCGTTGAGCTCCTTGGCGGAGACCAGGTCGTGGCCGAAGGGCTTCTCGATGACCGCACGGCGCCAGGAGCCGTTCTTCTGGTCGGCCAGGCCGTGCTTCTTCAGCTGCTGGACCACCAGCGGGAAGAACTTCGGCGGCACGGAGAGGTAGAAGGCGAAGTTGCCGCCGGTGCCCTGCGCCTTGTCCAGCTCCTCGACGGTGGACTTCAGCTTCTCGAAGGCCTCGTCGTCGTCGAAGTCGCCCTGGACGAACCGCATGCCCTGGATCAGCTGCTGCCACACCTCCTCGCGGAACGGGGTGCGCGCGTGCTGCTTGACGGCCTCGTAGACCTCCTGCGCGAAGTCCTCGTCCTGCCACTCGCGGCGGGCGAAGCCGATGAGCGAGAAGCCCGGCGGCAGCAGGCCGCGGTTGGCCAAGTCGTAGACGGCAGGCATCAGCTTCTTACGGGACAAATCGCCCGTGACGCCGAAGATCACCAGACCCGACGGCCCCGCGATACGCGGGAGCCGTCGGTCTGCGGCGTCACGGAGCGGGTTGGCTCCGTGGACTGCGCTCAAAGTGCTTACGCCTCCGAAGGTGCGAGGCGCGAGAGCTCCGCCTCGGTGGACTTGAGAAGGTCGTTCCAGGACGCCTCGAACTTCTCGACGCCCTCGTCCTCCAGGAGCTGCACGACCTCGTCGTAGCTGATGCCCAGCTTCGCGATGGCCGCCAGCTCCTCACGGGACCGGTCGTACGTGCCGCGCACGGTGTCACCGGCGACCTCGCCGTGGTCGGCGGTGGCCTCCAGGGTGGCCTCCGGCATGGTGTTGACCGTGCCGGGGGCGACCAGGTCCACGACGTACAGCGTGTCCTTGTACGCCGGGTCCTTGACGCCGGTCGAGGCCCACAGCGGACGCTGCTTGTTGGCCTGCGCCTTGTCCAGGGCGCTCCATCGGTCGGAGGAGAAGACCTCCTCGTACGCCTCGTAGGCCAGGCGGGCGTTGGCCAGGGCGGCCTTGCCCTTGAGCGCCTTCGCCTCGTCGGTGCCGATGCCGTCCAGGCGCTTGTCGATCTCCGAGTCCACGCGGGACACGAAGAAGGACGCCACGGAGTGGATCTTCGACAGGTCGAGGCCGCGCTCGCGGGCCTTCTCGAGACCCGCCAGGTAGGCGTCCATGACCGCGCGGTAGCGCTCCAGCGAGAAGATCAGCGTCACGTTGACGCTGATGCCGAGGCCGATGACCTCGGTGATCGCCGGCAGACCCGCCTTGGTGGCCGGAATCTTGATCAGGGTGTTGGGGCGGTCCACCAGCCAGGCCAGCTGCTTGGCCTCGGCGATGGTGGCGACCGTCTCGTGGGCAAGACGGGGGTCGACCTCGATGGAGACCCGGCCGTCCTGGCCGTCGGTCGCCTCGAAGACCGGCCGCAGGATGTCGGCGGCGTCGCGGACGTCCGCCGTCGTGATCATGCGGATGGCCTCGTCGACGGTCACCTTGCGGGCGGCGAGGTCGGCGAGCTGCTGGTCGTAGCCGTGCCCCTCGGAGATCGCCTTCTGGAAGATGGACGGGTTCGTCGTCACACCGACCACGTGGCTCTGGTCGATGAGCTCGGCCAGGTTGCCGGACGTGATCCGCTGACGCGAGAGGTCGTCCAGCCAGATCGCGACGCCTTCGTCGGAGAGGCGCTTGAGAGCGTCTGTCATGAGAGTTGCATCTCCATTAAGTCGTACGTATTCGCGTCAGCGCGCGACGGCGTCGAGAGATTCCCGCGCGGCGGCGACGATCGCCTCCGGCGTGAACCCGAACTCGCGGAAGAGGACCTTCGCGTCCGCCGAGGCACCGAAGTGCTCCAGCGAGACGATCCGGCCGGCGTCCCCGACGTACCGGTGCCAGGTGAGACCGATGCCGGCCTCGACGGCGACGCGGGCCTTGACCGACGGCGGCAGGACGGAGTCCTTGTACGCCTGGTCCTGCTCCTCGAACCACTCGACGGAGGGCATCGAGACCACCCGGGTCGGGACGCCGGCGGCCTGGAGCTGCTCGCGGGCCTCGACGGCCAGGTGCACCTCGGAGCCGGTCGCGATCAGCACGAGCTCGGCGGGGCCGCCCTCGGCCTCGAAGAGCACGTAGCCGCCCTTCGCCGCGTCCTCGTTCGGCGCGTAGGTCGGCACACCCTGGCGGGTGAGGGCGAGGCCGTGCGGGGCGCCCTTGCCGAAGACCTTGGTGTGCCGCTTCATGATCTCGCGCCAGGCGATCGACGTCTCGTTGGCGTCGGCCGGACGGACCACGTTCAGACCCGGGATCGCGCGCAGCGAGGCGAGGTGCTCCACCGGCTGGTGGGTCGGGCCGTCCTCGCCCAGACCGATCGAGTCGTGCGTCCAGACGTACGTCACCGGCAGGTGCATCAGGGCCGACAGACGCACGGCGTTGCGCATGTAGTCGGAGAACACCAGGAAGGTGCCGCCGTAGATCCGCGTGTTGCCGTGCAGCGCGATGCCGTTCATCTCGGCGGCCATCGAGTGCTCGCGGATGCCGAAGTGGATCGTGCGGCCGTACTTGTCGGCCTCCGGAAGCGGGTTGCCCTCGGGCAGGAACGACGAGGTCTTGTCGATCGTCGTGTTGTTCGAGCCGGCCAGGTCGGCCGAGCCGCCCCACAGCTCCGGGACGACCGCGCCGAGCGCCTGGAGGACCTTGCCCGAGGCCGCGCGGGTGGCGACACCCTTGCCGGGCTCGAAGACGGGGAGCTTCTCCTCCCAGCCGGCGGGCAGCTCGTTCGCCTGGATGCGGTCGAACTCGGCGGCGCGCTCCGGGTTGGCCGTACGCCACTCGGCGAGCGACTTCTCCCAGGCGGCGCGGTCCTCACGGCCCCGGTCGCCGAGCGAGCGGGTGTGCGCGATGACCTCGTCGGTGACCTCGAAGGTCTGCTCCGGGTCGAAGCCCAGGACGCGCTTGGTGGCCGCGATCTCCTCGTCGCCGAGCGCCGAGCCGTGCGAGGCCTCGGTGTTCTGCGCGTTCGGCGCGGGCCAGGCGATGATCGAGCGCATCGCGATGAACGACGGGCGCTCGGTCTCGGCCTCGGCGGCGCGGATCGCCGCGTACAGCGCGGCCGGGTCCAGGTCGCCGTTGGACTTCGGCTCGACACGCTGGACGTGCCAGCCGTACGCCTCGTACCGCTTCATCGTGTCCTCGGACACGGCGGTCTCGGTGTCGCCCTCGATCGAGATGTGGTTGTCGTCCCACAGCAGGATCAGGTTGCCGAGCTTCTGGTGGCCGGCGAGCGAGGACGCCTCGGCGGAGATGCCCTCCTGGAGGCAGCCGTCACCGGCGATCGCGTAGATCCGGTGGTCGAACGGCGAGGTGCCGGGGGCGGCCTCCGGGTCGAACAGGCCGCGCTCGTAGCGGGCGGCCATCGCCATGCCCACGGCGTTGGCGACACCCTGGCCCAGCGGGCCCGTGGTCGTCTCGACGGCGGCCGTGTGGCCGTACTCCGGGTGACCGGGGGTCTTGGAGCCCCAGGTGCGGAAGGCCTTCAGGTCGTCCAGCTCGAGACCGAAGCCACCCAGGTACAGCTGGGTGTAGAGGGTCAGGGACGAGTGGCCGGCGGAGAGGACGAACCGGTCGCGCCCGACCCACTCGGGGTCGGCCGGGTCGTGCCGCATCACCTTCTGGAAGAGGGTGTACGCGGCGGGCGCCAGGCTCATCGCCGTACCGGGATGGCCGTTGCCGACCTTCTGTACGGCGTCCGCGGCCAGGATGCGGGCGGTGTCGACGGCCCGCTGGTCCAATTCGGTCCACTCGAGGTCTGTGGTGGTCGGCTTAGTGCTCACCCTGGGTCAGGGCTCCTCTCCACATGTTCTGAAGCCGGTGACTGAGGGTGTACCGGCGGTGTCGAGCCTACCCCCGAAGAAGCCCCCTCTTTTCGTGCGTGGGCCCCTCAAATGAGCGGACAGAGCAAGACTGCCGGTGGCCGTGTGAGTTCGCCTCCCGAGCGGTGTCCACGCCTTGGGACACACCCCTCCAACACGACCCCACCCCCGCGAAGATCGGCGTCTGGGCAACGTCTACAGTGGCGTGGTACGCGCAAGCTTCACCCCGTCTTCATGCGGGGAGCTTGCTGGGAATTTCTCTGTCAGGGGTGTGCGTGACGGCCGTCGAGTCCCGACCCGCAGGGGTCGTCTTGACTCCCAGCCCGGGGGGCCATCGGCCGTTCGGGGCCCGCGTCAAGGCATACGTGGCGCTGACCAAGCCGCGGATCATCGAACTGCTGCTCATCACCACTGTTCCGGTGATGTTCCTCGCCGAACAGGGCGTGCCGAACCTGTGGCTGGTACTCGCCACCTGCTTCGGCGGCTACCTGTCCGCGGGCGGCGCCAACGCGCTGAACATGTACATCGACCGCGACATCGACGCCCTGATGGACCGGACCTCGCAGCGTCCGCTCGTCACCGGCGTGCTCACGCCGCGTGAGGGCCTCGTCTTCGGCCTCAGCCTCGCGGTGATCTCCACGCTCTGGTTCGGCCTGCTGGTCAACTGGCTCTCCGCGGCGCTCTCGCTCGGCGCGCTCCTCTTCTACGTGGTCATCTACACGATGATCCTCAAGCGGCGGACCGCGCAGAACATCGTCTGGGGCGGCATCGCCGGCTGCCTGCCGGTCCTCATCGGCTGGTCGGCCGTGACCAACTCGATGTCGTGGGCCGCGATCATCCTCTTCCTCGTCATCTTCTTCTGGACGCCGCCGCACTACTGGCCGCTGTCGATGAAGGTGAAGGACGACTACGCCCGCGCCGGCGTGCCGATGCTCCCGGTCCTCGCCTCCAACAAGGTCGTGGCCAAGCAGATCGTCGCCTACAGCTGGGTGATGGTCGCCGTCTCGCTGCTCCTCACCCCGCTCGGCTACACCGGCTGGTTCTACACGGCCGTCGCGCTGCTCACCGGCGGCTGGTGGCTGTGGGAGGCGCACGGGCTGCTCAACCGCGCGAAGTCGGGAGCGACCGGCGCGAAGCTCAAGGAGATGCGCCTCTTCCACTGGTCCATCACCTATGTCTCGCTGCTCTTCGTGGCGGTCGCGGTGGATCCCTTCCTCCGCTAGGCCCCTCCGGCGGCGGATTCCGCTCAGATGATTTGCTCGGCCGGCGGCCGGGTCACGTGGGATAGGCCACGTGACCCGGCCGTCGCCAGTAGATCTACCCCTCGGTAGCATCCTTTTCATGGCAGAAACGAAGCAGGAAGAGCGCAAGGCGGCCCGGCTCGCCAAGGAGATCAAGGCCTTCTCCAAGGAGCACGGCGGCACCGAGGGGCACCTCGCGCACATCGGTCAGGCCGGCACCCGGATCGTCCTCGTCGGCACCGACGGCGGCTGGGGCGACCTCGTCGCGCCGAGCTACGAGATCGCGAAGCAGGCCGCCGAGAAGGCCGGTCTGACGCTCCACGAGGAGTTCGACGGCGAGTTCGCCGCGAAGGTCGTCACCGGCCCGTACGAGTGGAGCCGGATGGCCGGTATCCAGATCGGCGGCCCCTCCAACAGCTGAGGCAACAACCTCGCGCGGGGCTCACCCGTTAGGACGTGTGGAGACACGTCCACACAGGGAGCCCCCCGAGATGATCGACACGCCGAGCCTGGTGGACCAGTACTGCCAGGGAGTGCTCCGTACGGAGCTCGGCCTGGGCACCTTCGAGACCCGCCTCGGCGCGCACCTCGGCGACCGGCGCGGCGCTCCGCCCGGGCTGCCCGCCGCCGGGACGACGTTCTTCGACACGCAGACCGGTTTCGCGGTACGGCGCTGGTGCCCGCCGCTCCTCGGCCTCGAACCCCACTGCCCGCCCGCCCGCTACCTCGCCCGCCGCCGTGAGCTCGGCGTCGTCGAGGCGGGCCGACGGCTGCTCAGGGCCTCCGGGATCTCCACGTACCTCGTGGACACGGGGCCGGCCGGTGACCTGACCCGGCCGGCGGAGATCGCCGCGGCGGCCGGCGCGGAGGCCCACGAGATCGTCCGCCTCGAATCCCTCGCCGAACAGGTCGCCGACACCTCGGGCACCGTCGACGCGTTCCTGGCCAACCTCGCCGAGGCCGTCCACGGCGCCGCCGTGAACGCCGTGGCCTTCACCTCGGTGGAGGGCGTACGCCGAGGGCTCGCGACGGCGCCCGGGCCGCCCGGACCGGGGGAGGTGCGCGGGGCCGCCGGACGCTGGCTGGCCGGACGTCCGGCCGGCGGGCCGCTCACCGACCCCGTCCTGCTGCGGCACCTCCTCTGGATCGCCGTCACCGCCGGACGCCCGCTCCAGCTGCATGCCCGGGACCTCGAT includes:
- a CDS encoding amidohydrolase family protein — protein: MIDTPSLVDQYCQGVLRTELGLGTFETRLGAHLGDRRGAPPGLPAAGTTFFDTQTGFAVRRWCPPLLGLEPHCPPARYLARRRELGVVEAGRRLLRASGISTYLVDTGPAGDLTRPAEIAAAAGAEAHEIVRLESLAEQVADTSGTVDAFLANLAEAVHGAAVNAVAFTSVEGVRRGLATAPGPPGPGEVRGAAGRWLAGRPAGGPLTDPVLLRHLLWIAVTAGRPLQLHARDLDPAVLGAFAAATTGLGTDLVLLHAYPHHRAAAHLTVVHPHVYADLGPALAHTGARAAAVLAEVLEAAPFGKLLFSSGAHGLPELHVVAAGIFRSALTRVLGEWVMEGAWSAADAQRVATMIAAGNARRVYRLGPVVSRRW
- the zwf gene encoding glucose-6-phosphate dehydrogenase, with the protein product MSAVHGANPLRDAADRRLPRIAGPSGLVIFGVTGDLSRKKLMPAVYDLANRGLLPPGFSLIGFARREWQDEDFAQEVYEAVKQHARTPFREEVWQQLIQGMRFVQGDFDDDEAFEKLKSTVEELDKAQGTGGNFAFYLSVPPKFFPLVVQQLKKHGLADQKNGSWRRAVIEKPFGHDLVSAKELNEVVHEVFPPDAVFRIDHYLGKETVQNILALRFANTLFEPIWNRSYVDHVQITMAEDIGIGGRAGYYDGIGAARDVIQNHLLQLLALTAMEEPASFDADALAAEKTKVLGAVKIPKDLGESTVRGQYAAGWQGGEKAVGYLQEDGIDPQSKTDTYAAVKLEIDNRRWAGVPFYLRTGKRLGRRVTEIAVVFQRAPHSPFDHTATEELGRNAIVIRVQPDEGVTMRFGSKVPGTQMEIRDVSMDFAYGESFTESSPEAYERLILDVLLGDSNLFPRVEEVELSWKILDPIEQFWDKHGKPAQYQSGTWGPVEADEMLARDGRSWRRP
- a CDS encoding heme o synthase, whose amino-acid sequence is MTAVESRPAGVVLTPSPGGHRPFGARVKAYVALTKPRIIELLLITTVPVMFLAEQGVPNLWLVLATCFGGYLSAGGANALNMYIDRDIDALMDRTSQRPLVTGVLTPREGLVFGLSLAVISTLWFGLLVNWLSAALSLGALLFYVVIYTMILKRRTAQNIVWGGIAGCLPVLIGWSAVTNSMSWAAIILFLVIFFWTPPHYWPLSMKVKDDYARAGVPMLPVLASNKVVAKQIVAYSWVMVAVSLLLTPLGYTGWFYTAVALLTGGWWLWEAHGLLNRAKSGATGAKLKEMRLFHWSITYVSLLFVAVAVDPFLR
- the pgl gene encoding 6-phosphogluconolactonase; translation: MSTPQLVVHRDKELMAQAAAARLITKIVDAQAARGSASVVLTGGRNGNGLLAALGTAPARDAIDWSRLDLWWGDERFLPEGDPERNVTQAREALLDRVPLDPARVHAMPASDGPYGSDVDAAAAAYAEELAAAAGPGPFRSAAATAGGGVPTFDVLMLGVGPDTHVASLFPELPAVRETERTVVGVHGAPKPPPLRVSLTLPAIRAAKEVWLLAAGEDKAKAAAIALSGAGEVQAPAAGAYGRSRTLWLLDAAAASELPRSLYPPASA
- the tal gene encoding transaldolase; translation: MTDALKRLSDEGVAIWLDDLSRQRITSGNLAELIDQSHVVGVTTNPSIFQKAISEGHGYDQQLADLAARKVTVDEAIRMITTADVRDAADILRPVFEATDGQDGRVSIEVDPRLAHETVATIAEAKQLAWLVDRPNTLIKIPATKAGLPAITEVIGLGISVNVTLIFSLERYRAVMDAYLAGLEKARERGLDLSKIHSVASFFVSRVDSEIDKRLDGIGTDEAKALKGKAALANARLAYEAYEEVFSSDRWSALDKAQANKQRPLWASTGVKDPAYKDTLYVVDLVAPGTVNTMPEATLEATADHGEVAGDTVRGTYDRSREELAAIAKLGISYDEVVQLLEDEGVEKFEASWNDLLKSTEAELSRLAPSEA
- the opcA gene encoding glucose-6-phosphate dehydrogenase assembly protein OpcA, producing MKTDLTDTTSSKINKALVLGRRAIGTPAVGMVLTLVIVTDEENAYDALKAANEASREHPSRTLVVIKRVSRSPRDRAKARLDAEVRLGADASTGETVVLRLYGEVVDHAQSVVLPLLLPDAPVVVWWPVNAPTDPANDPLGALAQRRVTDTYAAEQPIQELTARAETYTPGDTDLSWTRITPWRSMLAAALDQVVCEVTSAEVEGEEFNPSVELLAMWLADRLKVPVRRSKSTGPGLTSVRMETSSGPIVLDRPDGSLATLSIQGQPDRGVALKRRETAELIAEELRRLDPDDTYATALKFGLERLDEEAATVAPEPAPESGPESTAEAVVESAPAPAKPASKKAPARKAAAK
- the tkt gene encoding transketolase — protein: MSTKPTTTDLEWTELDQRAVDTARILAADAVQKVGNGHPGTAMSLAPAAYTLFQKVMRHDPADPEWVGRDRFVLSAGHSSLTLYTQLYLGGFGLELDDLKAFRTWGSKTPGHPEYGHTAAVETTTGPLGQGVANAVGMAMAARYERGLFDPEAAPGTSPFDHRIYAIAGDGCLQEGISAEASSLAGHQKLGNLILLWDDNHISIEGDTETAVSEDTMKRYEAYGWHVQRVEPKSNGDLDPAALYAAIRAAEAETERPSFIAMRSIIAWPAPNAQNTEASHGSALGDEEIAATKRVLGFDPEQTFEVTDEVIAHTRSLGDRGREDRAAWEKSLAEWRTANPERAAEFDRIQANELPAGWEEKLPVFEPGKGVATRAASGKVLQALGAVVPELWGGSADLAGSNNTTIDKTSSFLPEGNPLPEADKYGRTIHFGIREHSMAAEMNGIALHGNTRIYGGTFLVFSDYMRNAVRLSALMHLPVTYVWTHDSIGLGEDGPTHQPVEHLASLRAIPGLNVVRPADANETSIAWREIMKRHTKVFGKGAPHGLALTRQGVPTYAPNEDAAKGGYVLFEAEGGPAELVLIATGSEVHLAVEAREQLQAAGVPTRVVSMPSVEWFEEQDQAYKDSVLPPSVKARVAVEAGIGLTWHRYVGDAGRIVSLEHFGASADAKVLFREFGFTPEAIVAAARESLDAVAR